One Sodalinema gerasimenkoae IPPAS B-353 DNA segment encodes these proteins:
- a CDS encoding AAA family ATPase, with translation MINRVTQQLNLQDGDRFIILYGNQTSDSFCSADLILQDIEQVLHQYLQQQGFSRIIYYSGVDKLYFLDRTSLELSRNPNLASERRSSETMNLESKSIPLGKRRRMLRRSSPASRSPAPSRTPPSRLQDIQCISYLNYFMEDSQQKTAIIFSDVEDLQQFQNRRELLGRMVKWGRLPASHKNLCVFISHHHNQSQFQEFCRHIGFTLLANWMESRGDRTFNLIQMGPPAEDELSHLWNYFRLVQKKPVNWQDYPTFISTLAAEKQPLKTWYDRFNLAPELSLKVAKQQQWLSGDISLKPAQARLEELVGLQGVKQAIRRKLQRLKVAQERRQKGLSQEPQRLHLVFKGNPGTGKTTVARLVGEIYRDLGLLRRGQVVEVGGRDLVAGYVGQTSIRTNERVDEALDGVLFIDEAYQLNRGGETDFGQQAIETLLKRMEDERERLAVIVAGYPQEMDEFLAANPGLESRFATEVIFEDYRPEELKAILQQRLARVQGLLSPGLEAGLKNLFQRVYEERGPQFGNGRFVENLFNQMDELRSQRVDEQQLDPIQEPFQLADLPPQYGQLANQGQRQDDQLQTYLGELEGLTGLESVKGVVRELVDTQIANQRLQEAGLLNLAEVESRHLLFLGNPGTGKTTVARLLGKIYRVLGLLRKGHFREVTRQDLVGQYVGHTAEKTKQVLDEALDGVLFIDEAYSLSRGGNSQDFGQEAIDTLVPLLENYRDRLVVIFAGYSQEMTEFLNANPGLESRLSQQIYFPDYQGDELYQIWRGFCQRDGRHYSPEVAQQVREQLQRLYHSRGQNFGNGREVRKLYEAMVKGLKQRIVRDNLNGEAMMQFTIADIPQI, from the coding sequence ATGATTAACCGCGTCACCCAACAACTGAATCTCCAAGATGGCGATCGCTTTATTATCCTGTATGGGAATCAAACCAGCGATAGCTTCTGTTCCGCAGATCTCATCCTCCAAGATATTGAACAAGTCCTGCATCAGTACCTACAACAGCAAGGATTCAGCCGCATCATCTACTACTCGGGGGTGGATAAACTCTATTTTCTCGATCGCACCTCCCTCGAACTCAGCCGCAACCCCAACCTCGCCTCAGAACGCCGTTCATCGGAGACGATGAACCTCGAATCGAAATCAATTCCCCTGGGGAAACGTCGGCGGATGCTCCGTCGAAGCTCTCCAGCCAGCCGTTCTCCAGCTCCGAGCCGCACCCCTCCGAGTCGTTTACAGGACATTCAATGTATCAGCTACCTCAATTATTTTATGGAGGATAGTCAGCAGAAAACGGCGATTATTTTCTCCGATGTGGAAGACTTACAACAATTCCAAAATCGGCGAGAACTGTTAGGTCGTATGGTGAAGTGGGGACGACTTCCCGCCAGCCATAAAAATCTCTGTGTGTTTATCTCCCACCATCACAATCAATCTCAATTTCAGGAGTTTTGTCGTCACATTGGCTTTACGTTGTTGGCGAATTGGATGGAAAGTCGCGGCGATCGCACCTTCAACCTCATACAAATGGGTCCCCCCGCCGAGGACGAACTCAGCCATCTCTGGAACTACTTTCGCCTCGTCCAGAAAAAACCCGTGAATTGGCAGGATTATCCAACATTTATTAGCACATTAGCCGCAGAAAAGCAACCCCTAAAAACCTGGTACGATCGCTTTAATCTCGCTCCAGAACTCTCTCTGAAGGTCGCCAAACAGCAGCAATGGCTCTCGGGAGATATTAGCCTGAAACCGGCTCAAGCGCGTCTGGAGGAACTGGTGGGACTTCAGGGAGTGAAACAGGCGATTCGTCGCAAACTTCAGAGGCTCAAGGTGGCTCAAGAACGCCGCCAAAAGGGTCTAAGCCAAGAGCCACAACGACTCCATTTAGTCTTCAAAGGAAATCCCGGAACCGGGAAAACCACCGTAGCGCGATTAGTGGGAGAAATTTATCGAGATTTAGGACTTTTGCGGCGAGGTCAAGTGGTGGAAGTGGGAGGACGAGATTTAGTGGCGGGGTATGTGGGACAGACCTCAATTCGCACCAATGAACGAGTGGATGAAGCCTTAGATGGCGTGTTATTTATTGATGAAGCCTATCAATTAAATCGAGGCGGCGAAACTGATTTTGGACAACAAGCCATTGAAACGTTACTGAAGCGAATGGAAGACGAACGAGAGCGGTTGGCGGTGATTGTGGCGGGATATCCTCAGGAGATGGATGAGTTTTTGGCGGCGAATCCTGGTTTAGAGAGTCGCTTTGCGACAGAGGTTATATTTGAGGATTATCGACCCGAGGAACTTAAGGCAATTTTACAGCAGCGTTTGGCGAGGGTTCAGGGACTCCTCTCCCCAGGGTTAGAGGCGGGATTAAAGAATCTATTTCAGCGAGTTTATGAGGAACGGGGACCGCAATTTGGCAATGGTCGCTTTGTGGAAAATCTCTTTAACCAGATGGATGAGTTGCGGAGTCAGCGGGTGGACGAGCAGCAACTTGACCCCATTCAGGAGCCATTTCAACTGGCAGATTTACCACCGCAGTATGGTCAGTTAGCAAACCAAGGACAGCGCCAGGATGACCAGTTACAGACCTATTTGGGGGAACTGGAGGGATTAACAGGTTTGGAGTCGGTGAAGGGGGTGGTTCGTGAGTTAGTGGATACCCAAATTGCTAATCAACGGTTACAGGAAGCGGGATTATTGAATCTGGCTGAAGTCGAAAGTCGCCATTTATTGTTTTTAGGAAATCCGGGAACCGGGAAGACGACGGTGGCTCGTTTACTGGGGAAAATTTACCGGGTGTTGGGATTGTTGCGGAAAGGACATTTCCGGGAAGTGACTCGTCAGGATTTGGTGGGACAGTATGTGGGACATACGGCGGAGAAAACGAAGCAGGTGCTGGATGAGGCGTTAGATGGGGTGTTGTTTATTGATGAAGCTTATAGTTTATCCCGAGGTGGGAATAGCCAGGATTTTGGACAGGAGGCTATTGACACTTTGGTTCCTTTGCTGGAGAATTATCGCGATCGCCTGGTGGTCATTTTTGCCGGATATTCCCAAGAAATGACAGAATTTCTCAATGCAAATCCGGGGTTAGAATCGCGCCTTTCTCAACAGATTTATTTCCCGGATTATCAAGGAGACGAACTCTATCAAATTTGGCGAGGATTTTGTCAGCGTGATGGTCGTCATTATTCCCCAGAGGTGGCGCAGCAGGTGAGGGAACAGTTGCAGAGGCTGTATCACTCTCGGGGTCAAAATTTTGGCAATGGTCGCGAGGTTCGCAAGCTGTATGAAGCCATGGTGAAAGGATTAAAACAACGTATTGTTCGGGACAATTTGAATGGTGAGGCGATGATGCAGTTTACAATTGCAGATATTCCCCAGATTTAG
- a CDS encoding Dam family site-specific DNA-(adenine-N6)-methyltransferase: MVSVPHLVQYQGSKRNLAQRILRFCPSSVPRLVEPFAGTAAMSVAAAMQRRSGQFWLNDLNSPLIELLKLVIYHPQELADSYADLWSQQESDSMSHYFGVRRQFNETQDPKLFLYLLARCVKGAVRYNSQGEFNQSPDKRRRGTRPETMRKNIEGVSRLLRGHCELTAWDYREVLEGVSPGDLLYLDPPYQGVCGRGDSRYLSGIEFHEFVLALEELNQRGIAFILSYDGQRGETRFGQALPKSLGLQHITLTAGRSSQATLLGRDEVTIESLYLSPSLCKQHPIDIPSETREPRQLTLW, translated from the coding sequence ATGGTCAGTGTTCCTCATTTAGTTCAGTATCAAGGAAGTAAACGAAATCTCGCTCAGCGAATTTTAAGGTTTTGTCCTTCCTCTGTTCCTCGACTGGTAGAACCCTTTGCGGGGACAGCGGCGATGAGTGTGGCGGCGGCGATGCAACGCCGGTCTGGTCAATTTTGGCTCAATGATTTAAATTCGCCTTTAATTGAGTTACTAAAGTTAGTGATTTACCATCCCCAGGAGTTGGCGGATAGCTATGCAGACCTTTGGAGTCAACAAGAGTCTGATTCGATGAGTCATTATTTTGGCGTCAGAAGACAATTCAACGAAACTCAAGACCCAAAACTGTTTTTATACTTATTAGCTCGGTGTGTGAAGGGTGCGGTTCGTTATAATTCTCAAGGGGAGTTTAATCAGAGTCCTGATAAGCGACGTCGGGGAACTCGACCGGAAACGATGCGAAAAAATATTGAAGGAGTCTCTCGACTTTTGCGGGGTCACTGTGAGTTGACAGCTTGGGATTATCGAGAGGTGTTAGAGGGGGTGTCTCCCGGAGATTTGCTTTATCTTGACCCTCCCTATCAGGGAGTTTGCGGTCGGGGAGATTCTCGCTATTTATCGGGGATTGAGTTTCATGAGTTTGTCTTGGCTCTTGAGGAACTGAATCAGAGGGGAATTGCTTTTATCCTTAGTTATGACGGACAGCGGGGAGAGACGCGATTTGGTCAAGCTTTACCCAAGAGTTTAGGACTTCAGCATATCACACTGACAGCGGGGCGATCGTCTCAAGCAACGCTCCTGGGTCGAGACGAGGTGACGATTGAGTCACTTTACCTTTCCCCAAGTTTATGCAAGCAGCATCCTATCGATATTCCCAGCGAAACTCGGGAGCCACGACAACTCACACTTTGGTGA